One Macrobrachium rosenbergii isolate ZJJX-2024 chromosome 10, ASM4041242v1, whole genome shotgun sequence DNA window includes the following coding sequences:
- the LOC136842672 gene encoding beta-1,3-galactosyltransferase 5-like — translation MRWSRKGHLFVAGVIAVLVVTGLIHAFFPQEGSLPNEYNTNASEFLAREYGSVLKPKVLHACQSNTVEVLLIVASAVSNLDARTAVRDSWLPYLPSTYHLIFFLGSTEIAILQGQINEESRKFQDIFQDPRFIDSYYNLTFKSLALLQWTNKFCSSAKYLLKIDDDMYLNIQKFHDLTTCITHARNNIYVSKGTTGNNMETTGYNEPSNCSQVKPYNLINYYINSESHEYESYFFGGYLYVNVKADRNPNSKWYLHPKVYSATILPPFLSGTAYILTTNLIQHLLYACKYEPIIPLEDVYISGLLGSKGLKLKLSHVEGWSRFRPRWNTLCLFHDLLTAHGLSPSELLSITSSVNNLDKGECDTLGVHFINYFNTIISHFFPKIT, via the exons ATGAGGTGGAGTCGTAAGGGACACTTGTTTGTAGCAGGGGTGATAGCAGTTTTGGTGGTGACTGGATTAATTCATGCTTTCTTTCCTCAAGAGGGAAGCCTACCCAATGAATATAACACAAATGCATCAGAATTCTTAGCAAG aGAATATGGATCAGTTTTGAAACCAAAGGTTCTACATGCATGTCAAAGTAACACGGTTGAGGTTCTGCTGATTGTGGCATCTGCCGTCAGTAATCTGGATGCCCGTACAGCAGTTCGAGACAGCTGGTTACCTTATTTACCATCCACATACcaccttatttttttcttgggttCAACTGAAATTGCCATTTTACAG GGACAGATAAATGAAGAGTCAAGAAAGTTCCAGGACATATTCCAAGATCCAAGATTCATTGACTCCTATTATAATCTCACATTTAAATCCCTGGCTCTTCTGCAATGGACAAATAAATTTTGCTCAAGTGCAAAGTACCTCCTTAAGATTGATGATGACATGTACCTTAACATCCAAAAGTTTCATGACCTAACTACCTGCATCACCCATGCTAGGaataatatttatgtatcaaAAGGCACTACTGGTAATAATATGGAAACCACTGGATATAATGAACCGAGCAACTGTTCTCAAGTTAAGccatataatttaattaattattatattaattcagAATCTCATGAATATGAATCTTATTTCTTTGGTGGATATTTATATGTCAATGTGAAAGCTGATAGGAACCCTAACTCTAAGTGGTATTTGCACCCCAAAGTGTATTCTGCAACTATTCTTCCTCCATTCCTCTCTGGTACTGCATATATTCTAACCACTAACCTTATACAACACCTCCTTTATGCATGTAAGTATGAGCCAATAATTCCTCTGGAAGATGTTTACATATCTGGACTTCTGGGAAGCAAGGgtttaaagctaaagttaagtCATGTGGAGGGCTGGAGTAGGTTTCGACCAAGGTGGAACACTTTGTGTTTGTTTCATGACCTCTTAACTGCACATGGGCTTTCACCATCGGAATTATTGTCAATAACTTCATCTGTAAATAACCTTGATAAAGGGGAATGTGATACACTTGGCGTGCATTTCATTAACTATTTTAATACTAtcatctctcactttttcccAAAAATTACCTAG